The Weissella confusa DNA window TCGATCAACTCAAAACTTGGTTAGGAAATTAAAGGGGCTGCCTATGAAACATCTTTATAATTGGGTGCTAGTTGGTTTGCTAATCATCAGCGTTGTCATCGCTTTGATGGTTGGTAGCACTGGCCTGCCAGTCTTTTCAAATAATGACGCATGGCACCTCATCCTGGCTTACCGACTGCCACGCATTATCGTGAGTATTATTGGTGGCGCCATTATCGGCACCAGTGGTTTGTTACTACAACTTGTCTTACGTAATCGATTTGTCGATGCCTCGATTTTAGGCATGATGAACGGTAGTCAGTTTTTCACAACAGGTGCGTTGGTTTTAATCCCAAGCGTACTAGCCAATAATGTTATTGTCGGGGCACTTACCGGCATCATTATCATGATCGGTTGGCGCCTCGTGATGCCGACTAATCGTGGTAATTTACAGCTCATTTTGATTGGCATTGCAACCGCGATGACATTTCAAGCGGGCACAAACATTGCCAGTGAAGGATTCGGCCTGCCATTACCTACACTCAGCACCGTCACTTGGTTGCAAGTTGTCCAACTAGCCATCAGTGGGTTAGTTGGCAGTATCTTATTACTCTTGGTTTGGCATCATTTAAAGTATTTCGCGTTGTCATCGCAGCAAGTTCGTCTGCTGGGAATCAACGAATCACGCACAATGTGGTTTGTCATAATCGCCATTGGTATTTGGATTGGCGCTTTAACTAGCTTGATTGGCGTCGTCTTTTTCTTAGGGGCAATTCTGCCACAAATCGCTCGGTTAATGTCACCAAAAGCGAAATCACAACAGCTAATTGGTTCGACTGCTTTGTGGGGTAGCTTATTATTATTAAACGCTGATACCATCGCCCGAACGATTTTAGCGCCGAAAGAATTGTCGACCAGCGCCGTCTTGCTCGCAATTAGTGGGCCATTATTCGTTCTAATGCTCATTCGAGGTGGTCGCCATGCT harbors:
- a CDS encoding iron chelate uptake ABC transporter family permease subunit, with the translated sequence MKHLYNWVLVGLLIISVVIALMVGSTGLPVFSNNDAWHLILAYRLPRIIVSIIGGAIIGTSGLLLQLVLRNRFVDASILGMMNGSQFFTTGALVLIPSVLANNVIVGALTGIIIMIGWRLVMPTNRGNLQLILIGIATAMTFQAGTNIASEGFGLPLPTLSTVTWLQVVQLAISGLVGSILLLLVWHHLKYFALSSQQVRLLGINESRTMWFVIIAIGIWIGALTSLIGVVFFLGAILPQIARLMSPKAKSQQLIGSTALWGSLLLLNADTIARTILAPKELSTSAVLLAISGPLFVLMLIRGGRHA